CAACAGCATTGAGTCGGATCAAATCGCCGAAGAGCGTCGCTTGGCTTATGTGGGCATCACGCGCGCACAGCGCACGCTGACGCTGACTTTAGCGCGCAAACGCAAACAGTACGGTGAAGTGAACGAGCCAACGCCCAGCCGTTTTCTGGATGAGTTACCCGCTGAAGATTTGCAAAGCGAAGGCGTGGGGTATGCTTTGTCGCCAGAGCAGCGCGAACAAAAAGCGCGTGATACGATAGCCAGTCTAAAAAAATTATTTGATTGACGATGTTAGATGCACTGCGCCAAGGTATGAAAACGCTGCAACCAGTGAACTACTGGAGCGAGGCGACTTTTCGCGGTGAAGCGGCGGTGCTGTTGGCCTTCACGGATGAGCCGGAAACGCACTTGATACTCACGCGTCGTGCGGACCATCTGAAATCGCATCGCGGCGAAGTGGCGCTCCCCGGCGGAAAAATTGATAAAACAGACAGTGATTTTATTGCAACAGCGCTGCGTGAAAGCGAAGAGGAAATTGCGCTGCCGCCTTCGGCAGTGGAAGTGTTGGGTGAGTTGGATCCGATGGTGACGCGCTTCGGTGTCAAAGTGGTGCCGGTGGTGGGCGTGATTTCCCCCGATGTGGTGTTGACGCCAAACCCTGATGAATTGGACAGCATTTTTCGCGTACCGCTGTCATTTTTCTTGCGCGACGAACGCACGCGCACCGATCGCGGCACAGTGGACGGTCATGCGGTAGCCGTGCCGTGTTGGCAGTGGCAGCAGTATGAAATTTGGGGCGTGACAGCGATCATTTTGGTGAATTTTATGAATCGCGTACTCGGCCAAAACATTCACACTGGCGTGGAATTGTTGGCGCAAAAAACCAACGGCATGATCATGCCGGAAGAGTGGTTGACTGATGAAGACAAGCAGGCGAGGGCAGAGAAAAAATGACAGCAGAACTTGATGACACCTTAGAAAAAGAAGTGCTGATCGCTTCGCCCTGTATTTCTATCTGCGCGCTGGATGCGGACGATGTCTGCGTGGGCTGTTACCGCAGCGGGCAGGAGATCACCCGCTGGTCTGTGGCCGATAATACAGAGCGCCGCGCCATCCTTGCCAGCGCCGCTGAGCGCGCGCGAGCCGTCAACCCTTTCTAAAATTATTTTTTCTTGCGAAAGGGTTTGGTGCCGTCTGGTTTTTTTGGGGCGTCTGATTTTTTATCGCGAAAGCTGAGCTTTTCTTTGGCTGGCTTATCGCCAAACGGCTTTTTATCACTGAAGGTCTTTTTGTCGCCGTAAGACTTCTTTTCTCCGTAAGGCTTTTTATCACCGAAAGGTTTTTTGTCGCCAAAAGATTTCTTCTCACCTGCTTCTTTCTTTTCGCCAAAGGCTTTCTTCTCGCGGAAAGGTTTGGCGTCGTTGCGCAGTGATTTCTGTTCGCCGCCCGCTTTGCCCAAGCCCACAGGAGAAATGTTCATGGGCTTGCCAGCCACGCGGGTATTTTTTAACACTTTCAGTAAATTGCTCGCCAAGTGCGCGGGCAAATCCACGGTGCTGTGATCGTCATGGATGGCGATGTGGCCGATGTGTTTGCTGTCCAAATCGGCTTCGTTAGCAATCGCGCCCACGATGTTGCCGGGTTTGATGTTGTGCTCGTAACCCACTTCGATGCGGAAGCGCTGCATGCCGTCTTCCAGTTCGCGCGAGGGTTTTTCACTGCGCATGCGTTTGATGCGCTCGCGTTTGCCGTCGTCGTAATCATCGCGTTCGCGGTGTTTGCGCGGTGGGCGTTCGTCCGTCAATGCCTGTGTGCGCGGCGTGTCTTTTTCGTTCAACAGTAATTGCGTGCCGCCCTGCGCAAGGGCGGCGAGTGCGGCGGCGATGATGTCTAATTCCACGCCGGTTTCGTGTTGATACTGCGCGATCAATTCGCGGTAGAGATCGAGATTGCCTTTTTCAACGGCGCCATCATCTAAAACATCGCTGATGCCCTGTTTGAATTTGGCGATGCGTTTGTCGTTGATGAGTTTTGTCGATGGCAGCTCCATCAATTCGATCGGTTGGCGCGTGGCTTTTTCAATCGCAAACAACAGGCGTTTTTCGCGCGGTGCGACAAACAAAATCGCGTCACCGCTGCGGCCGGCGCGTCCCGTTCTGCCGATGCGGTGTACATAGGCTTCGGTGTCGGTGGGAATGTCGTAGTTGATCACATGGCTGATGCGTTCTACATCCAAACCGCGCGCCGCCACATCGGTGGCGACGATGATGTCGATAGAGCCATTTTTAATTTGTGCGATGGTGTGTTCGCGTTGCGATTGCACGATATCGCCATTGAGTGCGGCAGTGTTGTAACCGCGTGCGCGCAATTTGTCGGCCAATTCCACGGTTGCTGTTTTGGTGCGCACAAAAATAATCATGCCGTCGAAATCTTCCGCTTCGAGCATGCGCGTTAAAGCATCCAATTTGTGCATGCCGCTCACGGGCCAGTAGCGTTGGCGAATGGTGGAGGCGGTGGCGGTTTTAACCGCGATGGTAATTTCAGCGGGATCGTTCAGATGTTGCTGCGCAATGCGGCGCACTTCGCGCGGCATGGTGGCGGAAAACAGCGCAATTTGGCGCTCTTCCGGTGTCTGCTCAAGTATCCATTCCACATCGTCGATAAAACCCATGCGCAACATTTCGTCGGCTTCATCCAACACCAGGCATTGCAGCTCGGAGAGGTCGAGCGTGCCGCGGCGCATGTGATCCATCACCCGCCCTGGCGTGCCGACTACCACTTGTGCGCCCTGCTTCAATTGGCGCAACTGCGTGCTGTAGCTGGCGCCGCCGTAAATCGGCAGCACTTGAAAGCGCGGAATAAACGCGGCGTAGGTTTGAAAGGCTTCAGCCACTTGGATGGCCAGTTCACGCGTAGGTGCCAACACCAATACCTGCGTGGCGCGGCTGTTCATGTCCAAGCGCGCCAGTATCGGCAGTGCAAAAGCGGCGGTTTTGCCGGTGCCGGTCTGCGCCTGCCCCAGCACATCGCGACCTTCCAGCAATAGAGGAATGGTCTGCGCTTGGATGGGCGACGGCGTTTCGTAGCCGATATTGGTCAGGATGGCGAGCATGCCGTCAGGCAGCCCCAGGTCGCGGAAGGCGACGGGCGTGGTCGTTTCGGTAGTCATCGTGTTGTCCCAGCTGTAAGTGAGCCCTTCAAAGGGCAAACGCGCTGGCACAAAGGAGAGGGTGCGTGGCGCGGCGCGCGCAGTATAGCGGTCTGGCGGGCGCTTGTCTTGCGCGGCAGAAAGTCCACCGAATTTCGTCTAATGTCTACGAAATTGCGCTAATTCCATAGACAGCCACGCCGCCTTGCTCCACACTGCGCCCATCACATTGCCGATCCAAGGATCCCACCATGGCCACTATCTTGGTGTTGCACGGCCCCAATCTGAATTTACTCGGCACCCGCGAGCCGGGTGTGTACGGCGCGGACACGCTGGACAGCATCCATGCGCGTCTTGAAGCGCAAGCGCGTGCTGCCGGACACCACTTGCAAACACTGCAGAGCAATGCCGAGTATGAGTTGATCAATCGTATTCAGGATGCGCGGCGCGAAGGTGTCGATTTTATTTTGTTCAATCCCGCTGCATTTACGCACACCAGTGTTGCGCTGCGCGATGCTTTGTTAGCGGTGGGCATTCCCTTCATCGAAGTGCATTTGTCCAATGTGTACAAGCGCGAAGCGTTTCGTCAGCAATCGTTTTTTTCAGATATTGCTGAGGGTGTGATCTGCGGTTTGGGCGCGCAGGGTTACGAATTAGCTCTGCAAGCGGCAGTACAAAAATTGCGCTCAGCGGCGGCTGCCAAACCATAAACTTTCCTTGACTAGACCAACGAGTGTGAAATGAGCATGGATATTCGAAAAATTAAAAAACTGATCGAATTGTTGGAAGAATCCAATATCGGTGAATTGGAAATTCGTGAAGGCGAAGAAACCGTGCGCATTTCGCGCAACGGTGTGATGCCGATGATGGCAGCGCCGATGGCTTACGCTGCACCGCCGATGGCTGCACCTGCTCCCGCTGCTGCGCCTGTAGCAGAAGCGGCTGCACCCGCTGCTGCGCCGGTGTTGTCTGGGCATGTGGTGAAGTCGCCGATGGTGGGCACGTTCTACCGCTCGCCCTCGCCGGAGTCGCCCGCATTTGCTGAGGTGGGGCAAAGTGTGAAAGTGGGCGATGTGTTGTGCATCGTCGAAGCGATGAAAATGATGAACCAAATCGAGGCGGATAAAGCAGGTGTGATTAAAGCGATACTGGTGGATGACGGTGCGCCAGTTGAATTTGATCAACCCATGTTCACCATTGCCTGAAGCGATCCTTATGCTAAATAAAGTTGTTATTGCTAATCGCGGTGAAATTGCACTGCGTATTTTGCGCGCCTGCAAAGAACTCGGTATAAAAACCGTGGCGGTGCATTCCAAAATTGATCGTGATTTAATGCATGTGCGCTTGGCCGATGAGGCGGTGTGTATCGGACCGAACAAATCGTCCGACAGTTATTTGAGCGTGCAGGCGATCATCAGCGCGATGGAAATTACCGATGCGCAAGCGGTGCACCCCGGCTACGGTTTTCTCGCCGAAAACGCGAATTTTGCTGAGCAAGTGGCGAAAAGCGGCTATGTTTTTATTGGCCCTTCAGCGAAGGTGATTCGTTTGATGGGAGATAAAGTTTCTGCCAAAGATGCGATGAAAAAAGCGGGCGTGCCGACGGTGCCAGGCTCAGACGGCGCACTGCCGGATGACGCAGAAGAAATTTTGAAAATCGGTCGTCAAGTCGGTTATCCCGTCATCATCAAAGCCGCAGCTGGCGGCGGCGGTCGCGGTATGCGCGTGGTGCACACCGAAGCGGCCTTGGTGAATGCGGTGCAAGTGACGCGCAGCGAAGCGCAAGCAGCGTTTGGCGACAGCACGGTGTACATGGAAAAGTTTTTAGAAAATCCGCGCCATGTGGAAATTCAAATCTTGGCCGATGGTCAAGGTCATGCCATTCATTTGGGCGATCGCGATTGTTCATTGCAACGCCGCCATCAAAAAGTGTTGGAAGAAGCGCCAGCTCCTGGCATTCCTGACAAAGTGCGCAAAGAAGTGGCGGATGCTTGCGTGAAAGCCTGTATTGATATTGGTTACAGCGGCGCGGGTACTTTTGAATTTTTGTACGAAAACGAGCGTTTTTATTTCATCGAAATGAATACGCGCGTGCAGGTGGAGCATCCGGTCACGGAAATGGTGACGGGTATCGACATCGTGAAAGAGCAATTAAAAATTGCCAGTGGCATACCGCTATCCATCAAACAAAAAGATGTGGTGATACGCGGCCATGCATTTGAGTGCCGCATCAATGCAGAAGATCCAAAAACATTCACGCCTTGCCCAGGCAAAGTGAATCATTGGCACGCGCCGGGCGGCCCCGGTATTCGCGTCGATTCGCATTTGTACAGCGGCTATTCCATTCCGCCGTTTTACGATTCTTTGATTGCCAAAATTATCAGTTACGGCGATGACCGCGCAACCGCGTTTGCGCGCATGCGCATCGCACTGGATGAAACCGTGGTGGACGGCATTCGCTCCAATATTCCCTTGCAGCAAGATTTATTGCGCGATGACGCGTTTGCGCGCGGCGGCGTGAATATTCATTACCTTGAGAAAAAATTGGGCATGAAACACTGAGGCGGGCAGCCGTCAGCGGGTGACACTGGCGGGAGGGTCGGCGACAATAGCGCCCTCCCGTTTTTCGTTTCTGAGGTTTTGCCATGCCTTCTCGCCGTGATCTTGCCAATGCCATCCGTGCGCTGTCCATGGATGCGGTGCAGAAAGCCAATTCAGGTCATCCGGGCGCGCCCATGGGCATGGCCGACATCGCGGAAGTGCTGTGGAATGACCACTTAAAGCACAACCCCGCCAACCCGCATTGGCCAGACCGCGACCGCTTCGTGCTGTCCAACGGTCACGGCTCGATGCTGATTTACAGCCTGCTGCACCTCGCGGGCTACGACTTGTCGATCGACGAGTTGAAAAACTTCCGCCAGCTGCACAGCAAAACGCCAGGCCACCCTGAGTACGGCTACGCCCCTGGCATTGAAACCACCACGGGCCCCTTGGGGCAGGGCATTACCAATGCCGTGGGCATGGCGGTGGCAGAAAAAGTGTTGGCGGCGCAGTTCAATCGCGACCAGCACAATATCGTCGATCACCACACCTACGCCTTTCTCGGTGACGGCTGTTTGATGGAAGGCATTTCGCACGAAGCCTGTTCACTGGCCGGCACGCTGGGCTTGGGCAAACTGATTGCGTTTTACGATGACAACGGCATTTCGATTGATGGCGAAGTGGCCGGTGGTCACGGTGTGCCAGCGTGGTTTACCGATGACACAACCCAGCGTTTTGAGTCCTACCACTGGCAAGTGATAGGCCCGATTGACGGCCATGACAGCGCGGCGATTCAGGCAGCGATAGAAAAAGCCAAAGCGGAAACTGAAAAACCTTCGCTGATTATTTGCAAAACGGTTATCGGTTTTGGTTCACCCAACAAGCAGGGTAAAGAAGAATGTCACGGCGCGCCGCTGGGTGCGGAAGAAATTGCGCTGGCAAGAAAACAACTCAATTGGCCGCACGCACCGTTTGAAATTCCAGCGGACATTGGCAGTGCGTGGAATGCGCGCAATAAAGGCGCAGTCGCTGAAAAAAACTGGCAAGAAAAATTTTCTGCTTACGCCAATGCGTATCCAGAATTGGCAAAAGAATTTCAACGCCGCAGCAAAGGTGAGCTGCCAGCCGATTTTGCCAAACAAGCGGATGCCTACATTGCAGCGTGCCAAGAAAAAGGCGAAACCATTGCCAGCCGCAAAGCCAGCCAAAACACTTTAGGTGTTTACGGTTCGTTGCTGCCAGAGTTTCTCGGCGGCTCGGCCGATTTAGCGGGTTCCAATCTCACGATCTGGAAAGGTAAAGACGGCGCAGTGTGCAAAGGCATAGATGCACACGATGCCAGCGGCAATTACTTGCACTACGGCGTGCGCGAATTTGGCATGAGTGCCATGATGAATGGCATCGCGCTGCACGGCGGTTTTATTCCTTACGGCGCCACCTTTTTAATGTTTATGGAATATGCGCGCAACGCGGTGCGTATGGCTGCGTTGATGAAACAGCGCGTGCTGTTTGTCTACACACATGATTCGATTGGTTTGGGTGAAGACGGCCCCACGCATCAACCAGTCGAACAATTAACTGCGCTGCGCAGCACACCGCATTTGCACACTTGGCGACCTTGTGACACGGTGGAATCTGCCGTCAGTTGGAAAGCGGCGCTGGAGTATCAGCACGGCCCTACAGCGTTAATTTTTTCGCGTCAAAATTTGCAGCATCAAGCGCGCAACGCGCAGCAAGTGGCGAATATTGCACGCGGTGCTTATATCTTGAAAGACTCTGTCGGCACACCAAAAACCATTTTGATCGCCACGGGTTCAGAAGTAGATTTGGCGATGCAAGCGGCTGCGCAACTGGGTGATTCCGTGCGTGTGGTGTCCATGCCCTGTGCGGAAGTGTTTTGCGCACAAAATGCCGAATACCGCGAATCCGTTTTGCCTGCTGCTGTGCGTGCGCGCGTGGCGATTGAAGCGGCGCATCCCGATTACTGGCACAAGTTTGTCGGTTTGGATGGTCGCGTCATCGGTGTGCATCGTTTTGGCGAATCCGCGCCTGCTAATGCTCTGTTTAAGGAATTTGGTTTTACCGTGGAGCATGTGGTCGCTGTAGCAAAAGCTGTGCAAGGTTGAGTGATGTCACTGCGACTTGCCATTAATGGTTACGGTCGCATCGGGCGCTGTGTATTGCGCGCGCTGTATGAAAGTGGCGCGCACAAAACTTGCAAAATTGTGGCGATCAACGAGCCGGCAGATCCGGCGACCATCGCCTACCTCACGCGCTACGATTCCACGCACGGGCATTTCCCCGGCACGGTAGCGCAGGATGGCAATACTTTGATCGTGAACGGCGATCGCATTGCGCTCACGGCGCACAAATCTTTGGAGGCGCTGGATTGGCAGCAGCACGATATTGATATTGTGTTGGAATGCAGTGGCGTATTTTCTTCGCGCAAAAAAGCGCAGGCGCATCTCAAAGTCGGCGCTAAAAAAGTGCTGTTTTCGCAGCCAGCCGATCAGGATATTGATGCAGCGGTGGTGTGCGGCATCAATGATGAAATATTAAAAACCGAACACACGATTGCTTCTGCGGCTTCTTGCACCACCAATGCCATCGTGCCGGTGATTAAAGTGTTGGATGATGCCTTTGGTGTGGTGAACGGTGTGATTACCACCATTCATTCCGCCATGAATGATCAGCCGGTGTTAGACGGCTATCACCACACCGATTTGCGCAAAACACGCGCGGCGCTGCAATCCTTAATTCCGATTGATACACAACTGGCTCGCGGCATTGAACGCATTTTGCCGCACTTAAAAAATTGTTTTGCCGCACAGGCATTGCGTGTGCCGACGCAAAATGTTTCTGCGATGGATTTGTCGGTGTTGCTGCAAAAGCCGGTGGATGTGGCGGCGGTCAATCGTGCGTTGCAGGCGGCTTCGGAAGGTGCGCTGCAAAATATTTTGGGTTACACCGAAGAGCCGCTCGCCTCCTGTGATTTCAACCACGATGCGCGCTCCGGCATCGTCGATGCCAGTCAAACGCGTGTCAGCGGCCAGTTGGTGAAAGTGCTGGTGTGGTTCGACAACGAATGGGCCTACGCCAACCGCATGCTGGATATTGCGCGGCGCTGGCGCTGAGAGGGCGCAATACCCGCTTGAATCCCTAGAACGCATCCCCATATTCACTGGCCTACGCCCATGCGCGGGCGAGCCAGAATCATGCGTTTGAGGAATAGCCATGTCAGAGACTGAGAATCCCATTACCCCTGAGCCGATCGATGAAGCGGCGGCTGCACCCGCTGTGAGCCCAGCTGAGTTTGAGGCGCTGCAAGCCGAAGTCGCTGCCGCCCGCGACCAAGTGCTGCGCGCCAACGCCGAGATGCAGAATGTGCGCCGCCGTGCCGAGCAGGATGTGGAGAAGGCGCACAAGTTTGCGCTGGAGCGTTTTGCCGGTGAGCTGCTGGCGGTGGTGGACAACTTGGAGCGCGCGCTGACCGCGATTGCCGAGGAAGATGCCACCCAGCGCGAGGGCGTGGAGCTGACGCTGAAATCCCTGCTGGCCACTTTGGAAAAGCACGGCGTGAACCTGATTAATCCGCAGGGTGAAACCTTCAACCCTGAACATCACCAAGCCATCACCATGCTGGAAGTGGCGGGCGTTGCCCCCAATGCGGTGGTTGAGGTGATGCAGAAAGGCTACAGCATCAACGGTCGCCTGCTGCGTCCGGCGATGGTGGTGGTGGCAAAAGCCGCCAGTTGATGTCTTGAAAAGTGTACGAGCACACCCAATTAACGAATCATCGAATTGATAACCGCGCAGCGGTAATAGTGGAGAAACATCATGGGCAAAATTATTGGTATTGATTTAGGCACCACCAACTCTTGCGTGGCGGTGTTGGAAGGCGACAAAGTAAAAGTGATTGAAAACGCCGAGGGCGATCGCACCACGCCGTCGATTGTCGCGTTCACTGATGACAGCGAAGTGTTGGTGGGTCAGAGTGCAAAACGCCAAGCGGTGACCAATCCAACCAACACTTTGTTTGCGGTCAAGCGTTTGATCGGTCGTCGTTTCAAAGACGATGTGGTGCAAAAAGACATCAGCATGGTGCCGTACAAAATTGTCGCGGCAGACAACGGCGATGCCTGGGTAGAAGTGAAAGACGACAAAAAAGCGCCGCCGCAAATTTCTGCGGAAGTGCTGAAAAAAATGAAAAAAACCGCTGAAGATTATCTCGGCGAAAAAGTGACCGAAGCGGTTATTACCGTGCCTGCTTACTTTAATGATTCGCAACGACAAGCGACGAAAGATGCTGGCCGCATCGCGGGCTTGGAAGTCAAAAGAATCATCAACGAGCCAACTGCGGCAGCGCTGGCGTTTGGTATGGATAAAAAAGAAGGCGACCGCAAAATCGCTGTGTACGATCTCGGTGGCGGCACTTTTGATATTTCGATTATTGAAATTGCTGAAGTAGATGGCGAACATCAATTTGAAGTGTTGGCTACCAACGGCGACACCTTCCTTGGCGGTGAAGATTTTGATATGACGCTGATTGATTATTTGGCGGAAGAATTCAAAAAATCGAACAGCATCAACCTGAAAGGCGATCCACTGGCAATGCAGCGCCTGAAAGAAGCGGCGGAGAAGGCCAAAATTGAATTGTCTTCTGCGCAGCAAACCGAAGTGAACTTGCCTTATATCACTGCTGACGCCACTGGGCCAAAACACTTGGTGGTGAAATTGTCGCGCGCCAAGTTGGAAGCCTTGGTAGAAGGTTTAGTGGATCGTTCGATGGCGCCGGTTAAAACAGCATTGAACGATGCGGGCTTGAAAGCATCGGACATCGAAGATGTGATTTTGGTCGGCGGCCAAACGCGTATGCCGCTGGTGCAGAAAAAAGTCGCCGATTTCTTCGGCAAAGAGCCGCGCAAAGATGTAAACCCAGACGAAGCAGTAGCAATGGGTGCTGCTATTCAAGGTGCGGTATTGTCTGGCGATGTGAAAGATGTGTTGCTGTTGGATGTCACGCCGCTGACTTTGGGTATCGAAACCATGGGCGGTGTGGCAACACCGTTGATTGAAAAGAACACCACGATTCCCACCAAAAAATCGCAAGTGTTTTCAACGGCGGAAGACAACCAAACAGCAGTGACGATTCATGTAGTGCAGGGCGAACGCAAGCAGGCTTCGCAAAACAAATCGCTGGGGCGCTTTGATCTCTCGGATATTCCACCTGCGCAGCGCGGTATGCCGCAAATCGAAGTCACTTTCGATATTGATGCCAACGGCATTCTGAATGTCAGCGCGAAAGACAAAGCAACCGGCAAGCAGCAATCTATCGTCATCAAAGCCTCTTCCGGTCTGAGTGATGATGAAATTCAACAAATGGTGCGCGATGCCGAAGCGAATGCCGAAGCGGATAAAAAATTCGAAGAGTTAGTTTCTGCGCGCAACATGGCAGAGGGTTTGGCACACGCCACGCGCAAAACGCTGACGGAAGCTGGTGACAAAGCCACGGCAGAAGAAAAAGAAGCGATTGAATCGGCTTTGAAAGAAGTGGATGAAGCGGTGAAAACCGATGACAAAGAGCGCATTGATGCGGCGGCGCAAAAATTGTCGGAAGCATCCAATGGTCTCGCGCAAAAAATGTACGCCGATGCTGCTGCGCAAGAGCAGGCTGGTGATTCCGGTCAGCAGGGCGGCGGTGACGATGTGGTGGATGCCGAGTTCGAAGAAGTCAAAGACAAGTAAAGTCGATGACGGGAAAGAAAATCACAGAGCGCGGCATGTCCGCGCTTTTGTGTTAATGCGATGTAGAGAGAAAGAAAATGGCTAAACGGGATTATTACGAAGTGTTGGGCGTGAAACGCGATGCCAGCGCCGATGAAATTAAAAAAGCGTATCGCCGTATTGCGATGAAACACCATCCCGATCGCAATCCTGATAACAAGGAATCGGAAGAAAAATTTAAGGAAGCGGCCGAGGCAAACGAGATACTCAGCGACGAGCAAAAGCGCGCCGCTTACGATCGCATGGGTCACGCTGCGTTTGAACAGGGCGGCATGGGTGGCGGCGGTGCTGGCGCAGGTTTTGGCGATATTTTTGGCGATGTATTCGGCGATATTTTTGGTGGCGGCGGACGCG
The DNA window shown above is from Cellvibrionales bacterium and carries:
- the grpE gene encoding nucleotide exchange factor GrpE, giving the protein MSETENPITPEPIDEAAAAPAVSPAEFEALQAEVAAARDQVLRANAEMQNVRRRAEQDVEKAHKFALERFAGELLAVVDNLERALTAIAEEDATQREGVELTLKSLLATLEKHGVNLINPQGETFNPEHHQAITMLEVAGVAPNAVVEVMQKGYSINGRLLRPAMVVVAKAAS
- a CDS encoding DUF1289 domain-containing protein, with the protein product MTAELDDTLEKEVLIASPCISICALDADDVCVGCYRSGQEITRWSVADNTERRAILASAAERARAVNPF
- a CDS encoding DEAD/DEAH box helicase, with translation MTTETTTPVAFRDLGLPDGMLAILTNIGYETPSPIQAQTIPLLLEGRDVLGQAQTGTGKTAAFALPILARLDMNSRATQVLVLAPTRELAIQVAEAFQTYAAFIPRFQVLPIYGGASYSTQLRQLKQGAQVVVGTPGRVMDHMRRGTLDLSELQCLVLDEADEMLRMGFIDDVEWILEQTPEERQIALFSATMPREVRRIAQQHLNDPAEITIAVKTATASTIRQRYWPVSGMHKLDALTRMLEAEDFDGMIIFVRTKTATVELADKLRARGYNTAALNGDIVQSQREHTIAQIKNGSIDIIVATDVAARGLDVERISHVINYDIPTDTEAYVHRIGRTGRAGRSGDAILFVAPREKRLLFAIEKATRQPIELMELPSTKLINDKRIAKFKQGISDVLDDGAVEKGNLDLYRELIAQYQHETGVELDIIAAALAALAQGGTQLLLNEKDTPRTQALTDERPPRKHRERDDYDDGKRERIKRMRSEKPSRELEDGMQRFRIEVGYEHNIKPGNIVGAIANEADLDSKHIGHIAIHDDHSTVDLPAHLASNLLKVLKNTRVAGKPMNISPVGLGKAGGEQKSLRNDAKPFREKKAFGEKKEAGEKKSFGDKKPFGDKKPYGEKKSYGDKKTFSDKKPFGDKPAKEKLSFRDKKSDAPKKPDGTKPFRKKK
- a CDS encoding acetyl-CoA carboxylase biotin carboxyl carrier protein, whose product is MDIRKIKKLIELLEESNIGELEIREGEETVRISRNGVMPMMAAPMAYAAPPMAAPAPAAAPVAEAAAPAAAPVLSGHVVKSPMVGTFYRSPSPESPAFAEVGQSVKVGDVLCIVEAMKMMNQIEADKAGVIKAILVDDGAPVEFDQPMFTIA
- the aroQ gene encoding type II 3-dehydroquinate dehydratase, with protein sequence MATILVLHGPNLNLLGTREPGVYGADTLDSIHARLEAQARAAGHHLQTLQSNAEYELINRIQDARREGVDFILFNPAAFTHTSVALRDALLAVGIPFIEVHLSNVYKREAFRQQSFFSDIAEGVICGLGAQGYELALQAAVQKLRSAAAAKP
- a CDS encoding erythrose-4-phosphate dehydrogenase — protein: MSLRLAINGYGRIGRCVLRALYESGAHKTCKIVAINEPADPATIAYLTRYDSTHGHFPGTVAQDGNTLIVNGDRIALTAHKSLEALDWQQHDIDIVLECSGVFSSRKKAQAHLKVGAKKVLFSQPADQDIDAAVVCGINDEILKTEHTIASAASCTTNAIVPVIKVLDDAFGVVNGVITTIHSAMNDQPVLDGYHHTDLRKTRAALQSLIPIDTQLARGIERILPHLKNCFAAQALRVPTQNVSAMDLSVLLQKPVDVAAVNRALQAASEGALQNILGYTEEPLASCDFNHDARSGIVDASQTRVSGQLVKVLVWFDNEWAYANRMLDIARRWR
- the accC gene encoding acetyl-CoA carboxylase biotin carboxylase subunit, giving the protein MLNKVVIANRGEIALRILRACKELGIKTVAVHSKIDRDLMHVRLADEAVCIGPNKSSDSYLSVQAIISAMEITDAQAVHPGYGFLAENANFAEQVAKSGYVFIGPSAKVIRLMGDKVSAKDAMKKAGVPTVPGSDGALPDDAEEILKIGRQVGYPVIIKAAAGGGGRGMRVVHTEAALVNAVQVTRSEAQAAFGDSTVYMEKFLENPRHVEIQILADGQGHAIHLGDRDCSLQRRHQKVLEEAPAPGIPDKVRKEVADACVKACIDIGYSGAGTFEFLYENERFYFIEMNTRVQVEHPVTEMVTGIDIVKEQLKIASGIPLSIKQKDVVIRGHAFECRINAEDPKTFTPCPGKVNHWHAPGGPGIRVDSHLYSGYSIPPFYDSLIAKIISYGDDRATAFARMRIALDETVVDGIRSNIPLQQDLLRDDAFARGGVNIHYLEKKLGMKH
- the tkt gene encoding transketolase — translated: MPSRRDLANAIRALSMDAVQKANSGHPGAPMGMADIAEVLWNDHLKHNPANPHWPDRDRFVLSNGHGSMLIYSLLHLAGYDLSIDELKNFRQLHSKTPGHPEYGYAPGIETTTGPLGQGITNAVGMAVAEKVLAAQFNRDQHNIVDHHTYAFLGDGCLMEGISHEACSLAGTLGLGKLIAFYDDNGISIDGEVAGGHGVPAWFTDDTTQRFESYHWQVIGPIDGHDSAAIQAAIEKAKAETEKPSLIICKTVIGFGSPNKQGKEECHGAPLGAEEIALARKQLNWPHAPFEIPADIGSAWNARNKGAVAEKNWQEKFSAYANAYPELAKEFQRRSKGELPADFAKQADAYIAACQEKGETIASRKASQNTLGVYGSLLPEFLGGSADLAGSNLTIWKGKDGAVCKGIDAHDASGNYLHYGVREFGMSAMMNGIALHGGFIPYGATFLMFMEYARNAVRMAALMKQRVLFVYTHDSIGLGEDGPTHQPVEQLTALRSTPHLHTWRPCDTVESAVSWKAALEYQHGPTALIFSRQNLQHQARNAQQVANIARGAYILKDSVGTPKTILIATGSEVDLAMQAAAQLGDSVRVVSMPCAEVFCAQNAEYRESVLPAAVRARVAIEAAHPDYWHKFVGLDGRVIGVHRFGESAPANALFKEFGFTVEHVVAVAKAVQG
- the dnaK gene encoding molecular chaperone DnaK, which translates into the protein MGKIIGIDLGTTNSCVAVLEGDKVKVIENAEGDRTTPSIVAFTDDSEVLVGQSAKRQAVTNPTNTLFAVKRLIGRRFKDDVVQKDISMVPYKIVAADNGDAWVEVKDDKKAPPQISAEVLKKMKKTAEDYLGEKVTEAVITVPAYFNDSQRQATKDAGRIAGLEVKRIINEPTAAALAFGMDKKEGDRKIAVYDLGGGTFDISIIEIAEVDGEHQFEVLATNGDTFLGGEDFDMTLIDYLAEEFKKSNSINLKGDPLAMQRLKEAAEKAKIELSSAQQTEVNLPYITADATGPKHLVVKLSRAKLEALVEGLVDRSMAPVKTALNDAGLKASDIEDVILVGGQTRMPLVQKKVADFFGKEPRKDVNPDEAVAMGAAIQGAVLSGDVKDVLLLDVTPLTLGIETMGGVATPLIEKNTTIPTKKSQVFSTAEDNQTAVTIHVVQGERKQASQNKSLGRFDLSDIPPAQRGMPQIEVTFDIDANGILNVSAKDKATGKQQSIVIKASSGLSDDEIQQMVRDAEANAEADKKFEELVSARNMAEGLAHATRKTLTEAGDKATAEEKEAIESALKEVDEAVKTDDKERIDAAAQKLSEASNGLAQKMYADAAAQEQAGDSGQQGGGDDVVDAEFEEVKDK
- a CDS encoding CoA pyrophosphatase; this encodes MKTLQPVNYWSEATFRGEAAVLLAFTDEPETHLILTRRADHLKSHRGEVALPGGKIDKTDSDFIATALRESEEEIALPPSAVEVLGELDPMVTRFGVKVVPVVGVISPDVVLTPNPDELDSIFRVPLSFFLRDERTRTDRGTVDGHAVAVPCWQWQQYEIWGVTAIILVNFMNRVLGQNIHTGVELLAQKTNGMIMPEEWLTDEDKQARAEKK